Proteins co-encoded in one Montipora capricornis isolate CH-2021 chromosome 12, ASM3666992v2, whole genome shotgun sequence genomic window:
- the LOC138027048 gene encoding uncharacterized protein — translation MRKSVAGEYVKGCFRPARLVILLLLAVILVLIFKGLWNRDAPTKKSIQPLIDLGCLYTVQLPQAAQAWQLISFTITPTPKEKCTVAAQSAIDAKEPGGSTFRLQAFGSHEMVTGSVTHIGNDTYNASLRLTFADEYIILVILTYVNNASLEYRYHTKAILQHARNSPFDIPVSPGLYPEGYSRYCTQAESGIAPGRWVECGSIPGIERCGQWQLDPVYDFDQIHGFHWLPYFCQLHHYSNDEIKKCFAKQGWSEIVFTGDSHMRYRTYHWVTRLHGSCHGCIKTHVKMVFDKIPRIEWVFDARGTRWPLTFSNISMPFEIYVHPRTRRSMFSKELPPSVFSGKLFLMNFGHWILRESTKPEFMTEKLHAFLEAIRAMNRSGGKPKRFLWVNTVSLPWRDDRAMVEWLENPSPSRVAQLNGLTDLALRAGGVQIIDAFQISNSRIGATHDQTHYAKRMERGDCGGVVENAISNVIANALCNYDTW, via the coding sequence ATGAGGAAGAGTGTCGCGGGAGAATATGTTAAAGGATGCTTCAGACCTGCGCGACTAGTCATCTTGCTTCTCCTTGCCGTCATACTGGTGCTCATCTTCAAAGGACTTTGGAATCGAGATGcaccaacaaagaaatcaatcCAGCCACTTATTGACTTGGGCTGCCTGTACACCGTGCAGCTTCCACAGGCTGCCCAGGCATGGCAGCTCATTTCATTTACGATCACTCCAACTCCAAAGGAAAAATGCACAGTCGCTGCACAGAGTGCAATCGATGCAAAAGAGCCAGGTGGCTCAACTTTTCGATTGCAGGCTTTCGGATCCCATGAAATGGTAACGGGTAGCGTCACACATATCGGCAACGACACTTACAACGCGTCATTGAGACTAACGTTCGCGGATGAGTATATCATCCTTGTTATTTTAACATATGTTAATAACGCAAGCCTGGAGTATCGATATCACACAAAAGCGATTTTGCAGCATGCGCGAAACAGTCCATTTGATATCCCAGTATCTCCAGGCCTGTACCCCGAGGGGTACTCTCGTTACTGCACGCAAGCAGAAAGCGGTATTGCTCCCGGGAGGTGGGTTGAGTGCGGAAGTATCCCAGGGATTGAAAGGTGTGGCCAATGGCAGCTTGATCCAGTATATGACTTTGATCAAATCCACGGCTTTCATTGGTTGCCGTACTTTTGCCAACTGCATCACTATAGCAACGACGAGATAAAGAAATGCTTTGCGAAACAGGGGTGGTCTGAGATTGTGTTCACCGGGGACTCGCACATGCGTTATAGGACTTATCACTGGGTCACGCGGCTACATGGTTCTTGTCACGGATGCATCAAAACACACGTAAAAATGGTGTTCGACAAGATCCCACGGATCGAGTGGGTGTTCGACGCGCGTGGAACGCGATGGCCACTTACTTTCTCAAACATCTCAATGCCTTTTGAAATTTACGTTCACCCAAGGACTCGCAGGTCTATGTTTTCTAAGGAATTACCTCCATCTGTTTTCAGTGGCAAGCTGTTTCTCATGAACTTCGGTCACTGGATATTGAGAGAGAGCACCAAGCCTGAATTCATGACTGAAAAACTACACGCTTTTTTGGAAGCAATTCGAGCTATGAATCGCTCGGGTGGAAAACCCAAACGATTCCTTTGGGTAAATACAGTCAGTCTTCCTTGGCGGGATGATCGCGCTATGGTAGAATGGTTAGAAAATCCGTCCCCTTCGCGCGTAGCGCAGCTAAACGGTCTGACCGACCTGGCGCTACGAGCGGGTGGCGTTCAAATCATAGACGCTTTTCAGATTTCAAACAGTCGCATAGGAGCAACGCATGATCAGACCCATTACGCCAAGAGAATGGAACGAGGAGACTGTGGAGGAGTTGTTGAGAATGCTATCAGTAACGTTATAGCGAACGCTTTGTGCAACTAtgacacttggtaa
- the LOC138026136 gene encoding optic atrophy 3 protein homolog, giving the protein MVVGSFPLFKLVSLAVKQVSKPVVNSLKTAAKQSDFFKKYICTWPGQGYHWLETKVKMQLMGLSGPEKVQPLSEQKAVDVGAELLGESLVFGIATVMLFFEYRRGQKKEEKKEDLQNQKLIDLQNQVKELELTIETNSAQVRELTRLVHAKQS; this is encoded by the exons ATGGTGGTAGGATCTTTTCCTTTATTCAAATTGGTGAGTTTAGCTGTTAAACAAGTATCCAAACCAGTAGTCAATAGCTTAAAGACAGCAGCCAAACAAAGTGATTTCTTCAAGAAATACATTTGTACTTGGCCCGGTCAAG GTTACCACTGGTTGGAAACCAAAGTCAAGATGCAACTTATGGGTTTATCGGGACCAGAAAAGGTCCAACCATTGAGTGAACAAAAGGCTGTTGATGTTGGCGCCGAGCTTTTGGGAGAATCACTGGTATTTGGCATTGCAACAGTGATGCTGTTTTTCGAATATCGAAGAGGACAGAAGAAGGAGGAAAAGAAAGAAGATTTACAAAATCAGAAACTAATTGATTTGCAAAATCAAGTCAAAGAACTTGAACTTACAATAGAAACCAATTCAGCTCAAGTCAGAGAATTAACAAGATTAGTTCATGCCAAACAAAGTTAG